One window of the Oncorhynchus mykiss isolate Arlee chromosome 5, USDA_OmykA_1.1, whole genome shotgun sequence genome contains the following:
- the timm44 gene encoding mitochondrial import inner membrane translocase subunit TIM44 isoform X2 gives MAASLCQCYQVRHASDRGGSRKGFFGGFLDNLKQELSKNKEMKENIKKFREEAKKLEESEALKQARRKYQTIESETVKTSEVLKKKLGTFSETVKEGLEEVSRTDIGRKIKEGVEEAAKTAKTSAESVSKSGEKLGKTGAFRAISQGIKSVKKEIDDLNQSGPYRAPKRLRKRSDFSSKAAENENKVFEANEEAMGVVLHKDSKWYAQWKDFKDNNMVFNRFFEMKMKYDESENALVRASRAVTDKMTDILGGLFSKTEMSEVLTEILKVDPSFDKDVFLKQCEFDIIPNVLEAMIRGELEVLKDWCYEATYSQLAHPIQQAKAMGLQFHSKILDIDNIDLAMGKMMEQGPVLIITFQAQLVMVIRNTKGDVIEGDPDKVLRMMYVWALCRDQEELNPYAAWRLLDISASSTEQIL, from the exons GTACGGCATGCATCAGACAGGGGAGGTAGCCGAAAAGGCTTCTTTGGGGGGTTCTTGGACAACCTCAAACAGGAGCTCAGCAAGAACAAGGAAATGAAGGAGAACATCAAGAAGTTTCGCGAGGAGGCCAAAAAGTTGGAGGAATCagaagctctgaagcaagctcgGAGGAAATAT CAAACCATAGAGTCTGAAACTGTGAAGACGTCTGAAGTTCTGAAGAAGAAGTTAGGGACCTTCTCAGAGACTGTGAAAGAG GGTCTGGAAGAGGTCAGTCGTACAGATATAGGGAGGAAGATCAAGGAGGGCGTGGAGGAAGCAGCGAAGACAGCCAAGACGTCTGCGGAGTCTGTGTCCAAGAGTGGAGAGAAACTGGGAAAGACCGGTGCCTTCAGGGCAATATCTCAG GGTATAAAGAGTGTGAAGAAGGAGATTGATGATCTTAATCAGAGTGGGCCCTACCGGGCCCCCAAGAGACTACGGAAGAGGAGTGACTTTTCATCTAAGGCTGCAGAAAATGAGAACAAGGTCTTCGAGGCCAATGA GGAGGCCATGGGGGTGGTGCTGCACAAGGACTCCAAATGGTACGCACAGTGGAAGGACTTCAAGGATAACAACATGGTTTTTAACA GGTTCTTCGAAATGAAGATGAAGTATGATGAGAGCGAGAATGCCCTCGTCAGAGCGTCTCGTGCCGTCACAGATAAAATGACCGACATCCTAG GTGGGCTCTTCTCCAAGACCGAGATGTCAGAGGTGCTGACAGAGATTCTGAAGGTGGATCCGTCATTTGACAAAGATGTCTTCCTCAAGCAGTGTGAATTTGACATCATACCCAACGTCCTGGAG GCCATGATCCGAGGGGAGCTGGAGGTTCTGAAGGACTGGTGTTATGAAGCG ACTTACAGCCAGCTGGCCCACCCCATTCAACAGGCCAAGGCTATGGGCCTGCAGTTCCACTCTAAGATCCTGGACATAGACAACATTGAT CTGGCCATGGGGAAGATGATGGAGCAGGGTCCGGTGCTGATCATCACCTTCCAGGCCCAGCTGGTCATGGTGATCCGCAACACTAAAGGAGACGTCATAGAGGGAGACCCT GACAAGGTGCTGAGGATGATGTACGTGTGGGCCCTGTGTCGAGACCAAGAGGAGCTGAACCCCTACGCAGCCTGGAGACTCCTGGATATCTCTGCCTCCAGCACTGAACAGATCCTCTga
- the timm44 gene encoding mitochondrial import inner membrane translocase subunit TIM44 isoform X1 encodes MAASLCQCYQLCVRRSLLVSSPSYLLLHNRPHVYRICGSLTSSSQVRHASDRGGSRKGFFGGFLDNLKQELSKNKEMKENIKKFREEAKKLEESEALKQARRKYQTIESETVKTSEVLKKKLGTFSETVKEGLEEVSRTDIGRKIKEGVEEAAKTAKTSAESVSKSGEKLGKTGAFRAISQGIKSVKKEIDDLNQSGPYRAPKRLRKRSDFSSKAAENENKVFEANEEAMGVVLHKDSKWYAQWKDFKDNNMVFNRFFEMKMKYDESENALVRASRAVTDKMTDILGGLFSKTEMSEVLTEILKVDPSFDKDVFLKQCEFDIIPNVLEAMIRGELEVLKDWCYEATYSQLAHPIQQAKAMGLQFHSKILDIDNIDLAMGKMMEQGPVLIITFQAQLVMVIRNTKGDVIEGDPDKVLRMMYVWALCRDQEELNPYAAWRLLDISASSTEQIL; translated from the exons CTGTGTGTCAGAAGAAGTTTGCTTGTCTCCAGTCCTTCATATTTGCTCCTACACAACAGACCTCATGTATACAGGATATGTGGGTCTCTCACAAGTTCTTCACAG GTACGGCATGCATCAGACAGGGGAGGTAGCCGAAAAGGCTTCTTTGGGGGGTTCTTGGACAACCTCAAACAGGAGCTCAGCAAGAACAAGGAAATGAAGGAGAACATCAAGAAGTTTCGCGAGGAGGCCAAAAAGTTGGAGGAATCagaagctctgaagcaagctcgGAGGAAATAT CAAACCATAGAGTCTGAAACTGTGAAGACGTCTGAAGTTCTGAAGAAGAAGTTAGGGACCTTCTCAGAGACTGTGAAAGAG GGTCTGGAAGAGGTCAGTCGTACAGATATAGGGAGGAAGATCAAGGAGGGCGTGGAGGAAGCAGCGAAGACAGCCAAGACGTCTGCGGAGTCTGTGTCCAAGAGTGGAGAGAAACTGGGAAAGACCGGTGCCTTCAGGGCAATATCTCAG GGTATAAAGAGTGTGAAGAAGGAGATTGATGATCTTAATCAGAGTGGGCCCTACCGGGCCCCCAAGAGACTACGGAAGAGGAGTGACTTTTCATCTAAGGCTGCAGAAAATGAGAACAAGGTCTTCGAGGCCAATGA GGAGGCCATGGGGGTGGTGCTGCACAAGGACTCCAAATGGTACGCACAGTGGAAGGACTTCAAGGATAACAACATGGTTTTTAACA GGTTCTTCGAAATGAAGATGAAGTATGATGAGAGCGAGAATGCCCTCGTCAGAGCGTCTCGTGCCGTCACAGATAAAATGACCGACATCCTAG GTGGGCTCTTCTCCAAGACCGAGATGTCAGAGGTGCTGACAGAGATTCTGAAGGTGGATCCGTCATTTGACAAAGATGTCTTCCTCAAGCAGTGTGAATTTGACATCATACCCAACGTCCTGGAG GCCATGATCCGAGGGGAGCTGGAGGTTCTGAAGGACTGGTGTTATGAAGCG ACTTACAGCCAGCTGGCCCACCCCATTCAACAGGCCAAGGCTATGGGCCTGCAGTTCCACTCTAAGATCCTGGACATAGACAACATTGAT CTGGCCATGGGGAAGATGATGGAGCAGGGTCCGGTGCTGATCATCACCTTCCAGGCCCAGCTGGTCATGGTGATCCGCAACACTAAAGGAGACGTCATAGAGGGAGACCCT GACAAGGTGCTGAGGATGATGTACGTGTGGGCCCTGTGTCGAGACCAAGAGGAGCTGAACCCCTACGCAGCCTGGAGACTCCTGGATATCTCTGCCTCCAGCACTGAACAGATCCTCTga